In Aphelocoma coerulescens isolate FSJ_1873_10779 chromosome 13, UR_Acoe_1.0, whole genome shotgun sequence, the following are encoded in one genomic region:
- the MAML1 gene encoding mastermind-like protein 1 isoform X1, with protein MVLPPCPMAEFVVPRHSAVMERLRRRIELCRRHHSACESRYQAVSPERLELERQQTFALHQRCLQAKAKRAGKHRQPPPAPPPPAPPPPAAAAGSAERSGANGLDGEAASGEQQHGRSSALIAQLHETVKRKLDSAASPQNGDQQNGYGDVFSVSKKLRRDDGLGVSGSSNGMPPVSPLHHLDKKSGTGDTLQLNGKHPMGLDGINKKCLPDSSLQMNGGGDADDSFPLSLNKELKQEPVDELPCMNPVAGGSISQNNLMPDLNLNEQEWKELIEELNRSVPDEDMKDLFNDDFEDKKDADSSNSAAQTPLPQDINIKTEFSPAPFEQEQLGSPQVRSTSSGSAFIGAASVPVSAASTTVGTSQALFPSSSQSMTENPNQPMMQASNHSQNVQRPVLLPGKCAGGAKEMSSAHQLQQIAAKQKRDQMLQNQQQASQVHQTNQMSTWQQSGSSHSPLAVPYTMENPTSPSVYQPDFNNQKLMMPNLGNKSSPRAGGNYHVNILGHQQNSLNQNPVNSQGSMLDYGNTKPLSHYKAECEQGVAVPGQNKTPMLAYLQQRQQPPLSHVGDDQNGMILLKPKAGNIAFRLPHGQDQNPAPTVPRVPVSVPGPGVGAQAPNVSMAGNHSNPAYQQQAAVMKQHQMLMDQQKQREQQQKHLLMEQQKQQQFLMEQRQQHLLAEQEKQRQQQEQQLQRHLTRPPPQYQDQPQNPYQQQVGQFTGSSSAMPGVSNLGQSSSGSPRMFPQSQNMIQMGPGHTPVAPLQSGSSQQDRGVSQYPSMQNMQRGGLYNLAPGMTQMVPQHAAPSANGQTPMQRPGSLGQGAAVPAGYGQNTLPNSSISQQHNKGALNPTLSKPQMARVPAAMGAQNPSWQHQGIPNINNQTQANSGLGPFTANSSFHMQQTHLKMSNQQFAQGMPQVSLSTSRPMTSMNAAVSGQMLSSSLGAQPRTNPPAQQQVPSQQVLPGMNQTVPDLNAFNQNPNQQIPNRGNLHCSQGYPVRTTSQELPFAYSSQSGNNGLQNLSGDTDLIDSLLKNRTSEEWMNDLDELLGTH; from the exons ATGgtgctgcccccctgccccatGGCGGAGTTCGTGGTGCCGCGGCACAGCGCGGTGATGGAGCGGCTCCGCCGGCGCATCGAGCTCTGCCGGCGGCACCACAGCGCCTGCGAGTCCCGCTACCAGGCCGTGTCTCCGGAGCGCCTGGAGCTGGAGCGCCAGCAAACCTTCGCCCTGCACCAGCGCTGCCTGCAGGCCAAGGCCAAGCGGGCCGGCAAGCACCGGCAgccgcccccggcgccgccgccgcccgcgccccctccgcccgccgccgccgcggggaGCGCCGAGAGGAGCGGAGCCAACGGGCTGGACGGTGAGGCGGCGAGCggagagcagcagcacggcCGCAGCAGCGCCCTGATCGCG cagcTCCATGAGACTGTGAAAAGAAAGCTTGACAGTGCTGCTTCCCCTCAGAACGGAGACCAGCAGAATGGCTATGGTGATGTGTTTTCTGTGTCCAAGAAACTGCGTCGTGATGATGGTCTTGGAGTGAGTGGTTCTTCCAATGGAATGCCCCCTGTGTCTCCACTCCATCATCTTGACAAGAAATCTGGCACTGGAGATACCTTACAACTTAATGGGAAACATCCGATGGGGCTTGATGGCATCAACAAGAAGTGTCTTCCAGATTCCAGCCTGCAGATGAATGGAGGTGGTGATGCAGATGACTCATTTCCTCTGAGTTTGAACAAAGAGCTGAAGCAGGAGCCCGTCGATGAGCTTCCCTGTATGAATCCTGTAGCAGGAGGTTCTATATCTCAGAATAATTTGATGCCTGATCTTAACCTAAATGAGCAAGAATGGAAGGAACTTATTGAGGAGCTCAATAGATCAGTGCCCGATGAAGACATGAAGGATCTCTTTAATGACGACTTTGAAGACAAAAAAGATGCAGATTCTTCAAATTCAGCTGCACAGACTCCATTGCCACAAGATATTAACATAAAGACTGAGTTTTCCCCAGCACCCTTTGAACAAGAGCAGCTGGGATCTCCCCAGGTTAGATCCACTTCTTCAGGTTCAGCATTTATTGGTGCTGCTTCTGTACCTGTAAGTGCTGCTTCTACAACAGTTGGTACTTCCCAGGCTCTGTTCCCATCTTCCAGTCAGTCAATGACTGAAAATCCTAATCAGCCCATGATGCAGGCATCAAACCACTCTCAGAACGTCCAGAGGCCTGTGTTGTTACCTGGGAAATGTGCAGGAGGTGCCAAAGAAATGTCTTCTGCTCATCAACTTCAGCAGATTGCTGCCAAGCAGAAGAGAGATCAGATGTTGCAGAACCAGCAACAAGCTTCACAAGTCCACCAAACAAATCAGATGTCTACGTGGCAACAGTCTGGGTCTTCCCATAGTCCACTGGCTGTCCCATATACCATGGAAAATCCCACTAGCCCATCGGTTTATCAGCCAGACTTCAACAATCAGAAACTCATGATGCCTAATTTGGGAAATAAAAGCTCACCGAGAGCTGGAGGCAATTACCATGTGAACATTTTGGGTCATCAGCAAAACAGCTTGAACCAGAACCCTGTGAATAGTCAAGGCTCTATGCTGGACTATGGGAACACCAAACCTCTTTCCCATTACAAAGCAGAGTGTGAGCAGGGGGTGGCAGTGCCTGGGCAGAACAAGACTCCCATGCTGGCGTACCTCCAGCAGCGCCAGCAGCCACCACTATCCCACGTGGGTGATGACCAAAATGGGATGATCCTGTTGAAACCCAAGGCTGGAAACATTGCCTTCCGACTGCCACATGGTCAG GATCAGAACCCTGCTCCTACTGTTCCTCGTGTTCCTGTTTCTGTCCCGGGCCCTGGGGTGGGTGCCCAGGCTCCAAACGTCTCCATGGCAGGTAACCACAGCAACCCAGCTTACCAGCAGCAAGCAGCAGTGATGAAGCAACACCAAATGCTGATGGACcagcagaagcagagagagCAGCAACAAAAGCATCTGCTCatggagcagcagaagcagcagcaattcCTAATGGAACAGAGGCAGCAGCATTTGCTGGCAGAACAG GAGAaacagcggcagcagcaggagcagcagctgcagcggCATCTGACACGGCCTCCTCCCCAGTACCAGGATCAACCACAGAATCCATACCAGCAACAGGTTGGACAGTTCACAG GGTCATCTTCAGCCATGCCCGGGGTCAGTAATTTAGGACAGTCCAGCTCCGGTAGTCCGCGGATGTTTCCTCAGAGCCAGAACATGATTCAGATGGGACCTGGCCACACTCCTGTTGCTCCACTCCAGTCGGGCTCCAGTCAGCAGGACCGGGGGGTGTCTCAGTACCCCAGCATGCAGAACATGCAGCGTGGGGGGTTGTACAACCTGGCACCTGGCATGACCCAGATGGTTCCCCAGCACGCAGCTCCGAGTGCCAATGGACAGACACCGATGCAGAGACCGGGCAGCTTGGGCCagggtgctgctgttcctgctggctATGGGCAGAACACCTTACCAAACTCAAGTATTTCTCAGCAGCACAATAAAGGTGCACTGAATCCAACCTTATCTAAGCCACAGATGGCAAGAGTACCAGCTGCTATGGGGGCTCAAAATCCATCTTGGCAACACCAAGGTATCCCTAATATTAACAACCAGACACAAGCAAACAGTGGCTTAGGACCATTTACTGCCAACTCCTCTTTCCACATGCAGCAAACACATCTAAAGATGTCCAACCAGCAGTTTGCCCAGGGAATGCCTCAGGTAAGCCTAAGCACCAGCAGGCCCATGACCTCGATGAACGCTGCCGTCTCTGGGCAGATGTTGTCGTCCTCTTTGGGAGCGCAGCCGCGGACAAACCCACCCGCACAGCAGCAGGTACCCTCACAGCAAGTCTTGCCTGGCATGAACCAGACTGTTCCAGACCTGAATGCTTTCAACCAGAACCCAAATCAGCAAATTCCCAACAGAGGAAACCTGCACTGTAGCCAAGGGTACCCTGTGAGGACGACCAGTCAGGAGCTGCCTTTCGCCTACAGCAGCCAGTCAGGCAATAATGGACTTCAGAACTTAAGTGGTGACACAGATCTGATAGACTCTTTGCTGAAAAACAGGACTTCAGAGGAGTGGATGAACGATTTGGATGAGTTGTTAGGAACTCAttaa
- the MAML1 gene encoding mastermind-like protein 1 isoform X2 has protein sequence MVLPPCPMAEFVVPRHSAVMERLRRRIELCRRHHSACESRYQAVSPERLELERQQTFALHQRCLQAKAKRAGKHRQPPPAPPPPAPPPPAAAAGSAERSGANGLDGEAASGEQQHGRSSALIALHETVKRKLDSAASPQNGDQQNGYGDVFSVSKKLRRDDGLGVSGSSNGMPPVSPLHHLDKKSGTGDTLQLNGKHPMGLDGINKKCLPDSSLQMNGGGDADDSFPLSLNKELKQEPVDELPCMNPVAGGSISQNNLMPDLNLNEQEWKELIEELNRSVPDEDMKDLFNDDFEDKKDADSSNSAAQTPLPQDINIKTEFSPAPFEQEQLGSPQVRSTSSGSAFIGAASVPVSAASTTVGTSQALFPSSSQSMTENPNQPMMQASNHSQNVQRPVLLPGKCAGGAKEMSSAHQLQQIAAKQKRDQMLQNQQQASQVHQTNQMSTWQQSGSSHSPLAVPYTMENPTSPSVYQPDFNNQKLMMPNLGNKSSPRAGGNYHVNILGHQQNSLNQNPVNSQGSMLDYGNTKPLSHYKAECEQGVAVPGQNKTPMLAYLQQRQQPPLSHVGDDQNGMILLKPKAGNIAFRLPHGQDQNPAPTVPRVPVSVPGPGVGAQAPNVSMAGNHSNPAYQQQAAVMKQHQMLMDQQKQREQQQKHLLMEQQKQQQFLMEQRQQHLLAEQEKQRQQQEQQLQRHLTRPPPQYQDQPQNPYQQQVGQFTGSSSAMPGVSNLGQSSSGSPRMFPQSQNMIQMGPGHTPVAPLQSGSSQQDRGVSQYPSMQNMQRGGLYNLAPGMTQMVPQHAAPSANGQTPMQRPGSLGQGAAVPAGYGQNTLPNSSISQQHNKGALNPTLSKPQMARVPAAMGAQNPSWQHQGIPNINNQTQANSGLGPFTANSSFHMQQTHLKMSNQQFAQGMPQVSLSTSRPMTSMNAAVSGQMLSSSLGAQPRTNPPAQQQVPSQQVLPGMNQTVPDLNAFNQNPNQQIPNRGNLHCSQGYPVRTTSQELPFAYSSQSGNNGLQNLSGDTDLIDSLLKNRTSEEWMNDLDELLGTH, from the exons ATGgtgctgcccccctgccccatGGCGGAGTTCGTGGTGCCGCGGCACAGCGCGGTGATGGAGCGGCTCCGCCGGCGCATCGAGCTCTGCCGGCGGCACCACAGCGCCTGCGAGTCCCGCTACCAGGCCGTGTCTCCGGAGCGCCTGGAGCTGGAGCGCCAGCAAACCTTCGCCCTGCACCAGCGCTGCCTGCAGGCCAAGGCCAAGCGGGCCGGCAAGCACCGGCAgccgcccccggcgccgccgccgcccgcgccccctccgcccgccgccgccgcggggaGCGCCGAGAGGAGCGGAGCCAACGGGCTGGACGGTGAGGCGGCGAGCggagagcagcagcacggcCGCAGCAGCGCCCTGATCGCG cTCCATGAGACTGTGAAAAGAAAGCTTGACAGTGCTGCTTCCCCTCAGAACGGAGACCAGCAGAATGGCTATGGTGATGTGTTTTCTGTGTCCAAGAAACTGCGTCGTGATGATGGTCTTGGAGTGAGTGGTTCTTCCAATGGAATGCCCCCTGTGTCTCCACTCCATCATCTTGACAAGAAATCTGGCACTGGAGATACCTTACAACTTAATGGGAAACATCCGATGGGGCTTGATGGCATCAACAAGAAGTGTCTTCCAGATTCCAGCCTGCAGATGAATGGAGGTGGTGATGCAGATGACTCATTTCCTCTGAGTTTGAACAAAGAGCTGAAGCAGGAGCCCGTCGATGAGCTTCCCTGTATGAATCCTGTAGCAGGAGGTTCTATATCTCAGAATAATTTGATGCCTGATCTTAACCTAAATGAGCAAGAATGGAAGGAACTTATTGAGGAGCTCAATAGATCAGTGCCCGATGAAGACATGAAGGATCTCTTTAATGACGACTTTGAAGACAAAAAAGATGCAGATTCTTCAAATTCAGCTGCACAGACTCCATTGCCACAAGATATTAACATAAAGACTGAGTTTTCCCCAGCACCCTTTGAACAAGAGCAGCTGGGATCTCCCCAGGTTAGATCCACTTCTTCAGGTTCAGCATTTATTGGTGCTGCTTCTGTACCTGTAAGTGCTGCTTCTACAACAGTTGGTACTTCCCAGGCTCTGTTCCCATCTTCCAGTCAGTCAATGACTGAAAATCCTAATCAGCCCATGATGCAGGCATCAAACCACTCTCAGAACGTCCAGAGGCCTGTGTTGTTACCTGGGAAATGTGCAGGAGGTGCCAAAGAAATGTCTTCTGCTCATCAACTTCAGCAGATTGCTGCCAAGCAGAAGAGAGATCAGATGTTGCAGAACCAGCAACAAGCTTCACAAGTCCACCAAACAAATCAGATGTCTACGTGGCAACAGTCTGGGTCTTCCCATAGTCCACTGGCTGTCCCATATACCATGGAAAATCCCACTAGCCCATCGGTTTATCAGCCAGACTTCAACAATCAGAAACTCATGATGCCTAATTTGGGAAATAAAAGCTCACCGAGAGCTGGAGGCAATTACCATGTGAACATTTTGGGTCATCAGCAAAACAGCTTGAACCAGAACCCTGTGAATAGTCAAGGCTCTATGCTGGACTATGGGAACACCAAACCTCTTTCCCATTACAAAGCAGAGTGTGAGCAGGGGGTGGCAGTGCCTGGGCAGAACAAGACTCCCATGCTGGCGTACCTCCAGCAGCGCCAGCAGCCACCACTATCCCACGTGGGTGATGACCAAAATGGGATGATCCTGTTGAAACCCAAGGCTGGAAACATTGCCTTCCGACTGCCACATGGTCAG GATCAGAACCCTGCTCCTACTGTTCCTCGTGTTCCTGTTTCTGTCCCGGGCCCTGGGGTGGGTGCCCAGGCTCCAAACGTCTCCATGGCAGGTAACCACAGCAACCCAGCTTACCAGCAGCAAGCAGCAGTGATGAAGCAACACCAAATGCTGATGGACcagcagaagcagagagagCAGCAACAAAAGCATCTGCTCatggagcagcagaagcagcagcaattcCTAATGGAACAGAGGCAGCAGCATTTGCTGGCAGAACAG GAGAaacagcggcagcagcaggagcagcagctgcagcggCATCTGACACGGCCTCCTCCCCAGTACCAGGATCAACCACAGAATCCATACCAGCAACAGGTTGGACAGTTCACAG GGTCATCTTCAGCCATGCCCGGGGTCAGTAATTTAGGACAGTCCAGCTCCGGTAGTCCGCGGATGTTTCCTCAGAGCCAGAACATGATTCAGATGGGACCTGGCCACACTCCTGTTGCTCCACTCCAGTCGGGCTCCAGTCAGCAGGACCGGGGGGTGTCTCAGTACCCCAGCATGCAGAACATGCAGCGTGGGGGGTTGTACAACCTGGCACCTGGCATGACCCAGATGGTTCCCCAGCACGCAGCTCCGAGTGCCAATGGACAGACACCGATGCAGAGACCGGGCAGCTTGGGCCagggtgctgctgttcctgctggctATGGGCAGAACACCTTACCAAACTCAAGTATTTCTCAGCAGCACAATAAAGGTGCACTGAATCCAACCTTATCTAAGCCACAGATGGCAAGAGTACCAGCTGCTATGGGGGCTCAAAATCCATCTTGGCAACACCAAGGTATCCCTAATATTAACAACCAGACACAAGCAAACAGTGGCTTAGGACCATTTACTGCCAACTCCTCTTTCCACATGCAGCAAACACATCTAAAGATGTCCAACCAGCAGTTTGCCCAGGGAATGCCTCAGGTAAGCCTAAGCACCAGCAGGCCCATGACCTCGATGAACGCTGCCGTCTCTGGGCAGATGTTGTCGTCCTCTTTGGGAGCGCAGCCGCGGACAAACCCACCCGCACAGCAGCAGGTACCCTCACAGCAAGTCTTGCCTGGCATGAACCAGACTGTTCCAGACCTGAATGCTTTCAACCAGAACCCAAATCAGCAAATTCCCAACAGAGGAAACCTGCACTGTAGCCAAGGGTACCCTGTGAGGACGACCAGTCAGGAGCTGCCTTTCGCCTACAGCAGCCAGTCAGGCAATAATGGACTTCAGAACTTAAGTGGTGACACAGATCTGATAGACTCTTTGCTGAAAAACAGGACTTCAGAGGAGTGGATGAACGATTTGGATGAGTTGTTAGGAACTCAttaa